CATTGGGGTTTTCGGTCCATGTTTTAATAGTATATAATCCTGAAGTGGTAAAATCATATGTACCAATAATAGTTGGACCATTAGTATTGCCAAATGCAACATTACCTGTCCATGCATAAGGTGTCTGAAGTACTCCGTTTACACTCCATGCTATACTTGCATTTTTAAGTGTATCCGATGCAAAATTCTTAACTGTAACTCCAATATTTGTTATACCAGCTACAAGCCCTGTTGGAGAATTGATTGCAGAAACACCTGCATCATATTGTAAAAGAGCGTAGGTAAATGTTAAACCTGATGAAGGAACAATTGTTGAAGAAATACTAACCGATGAATTATTAGCAGTACCCGCAGTTGTTGAAGCCCAAAGTGTACCTGTCCTGTTATTGAAATCAGTATTTGTTTGTCCGCGTAAACCTACTTCACACGATGAAGTATTGGTACTTGCATATGTTACTGTACCATAAACAAACTGAACAACATTTGTTGATTCATAAAGCCTGATTTGAAAATTTATATTATCTGCTGTCCCTGTTGTGCCTCTTTTGAATTTTTTCCATTCAACAACCAGAACCCTGTTAGGCGATGTTCCTATAGTTGCATAAGTTAATTGCGAACCTGTTTGTCCAACAAGGTTTCTACCAAGAGCGCTTACTCTATTTTGCAAAACCGATGAAGCAGTAGAGGTGGCACTTATTGGTGTGTTTGATGCCGATGAATTTAAATTCACTGAATCTTGTCCAAATGAAATCCAGCCATTAGCGTTAACTCCAAAAACATTTACAACACTGCCATTAAACGTAAAATTAAATCCTATTGGCAACCCTACTCCTTTATATACAGTAGTGCTACCTGCAGGAGCAGCAGCATCAACATAATACATTCCTGTTGCTGTTATTGAAGGAGTAAGTGCATTACTGGTACTTGTAACAAGTGTGTCGTAAGTACTTGTTGTCTGACTATACGAATAGTAGGCAACCTGTGCAAATGAGCCTATACTAATAAGCGCAAAAGCAATTAAAATGCATAATTTTTTTTCATGTGAGCTTTTATTTAAGGGGTATTTTTATTTATGTTTAGAACAATATCATACAATAATTAATTCACGAATTATAAAAATATTTAATTTCTGATAGAAATCATGCATTAATATATCTAAATTAATTTTGAAATGTATACTTCTTCATTTTACTATTAAAACAAAATAGAAGATATAGTTATAATAAAAGACAAATTGCCTTATTATATAGACAATATATGCCTATTATACTGAATATTTGAGGCTGTTATTTTGTCGTGTTCGAATTATGAAAGCCCGGACAGCTGTATTATAAATTAACAATAACAACCCTATATACCTATACGTATCAGGTCGCCGTGGCGACTACAAAAATAATCTTTCAACAATTGGTTACTATCGGCATAACTTGTTCTATTAATTTTTTAAAATGAAAAAAACAAGTACAATTTATCATAAAATCAATGGAAAGAATTTATTCCACTGAATATAAAAAACGTTCGGCTTCAATTGCAGCCATACATCCGCTTCCGGCAGCAGTAACAGCTTGCCTGAAAGTAAAGTCCTGGATATCGCCGGCAGCAAAAATCCCTTCAACACTGGTTCGCGTTGAACCGGGTTCAGTTTTTATGTAACCGTTTTCATGCAATTCAACATGACCTTCAAAAAGATCAGAATTCGGCTTATGCCCTATTGCAACAAAAACACCGTCAACATCTATTTTCTTTTCTTCTCCGGTAATGGTATTTTTCAGGATTACACCATTCACAGCCTTTGAAAATCCATCTTCTGTACCAACGATTTCGTATGGAATACTATTCCAAATCACTTCAATATTTGCTGTGGTTAAAACTTTATTCTGCATAGCCTTGGATGCACGCAGTTCATTACGACGATGAATTAAAAAAACTTTTTTACATAAGTTAGAAAGATAAGTAGCTTCTTCACATGCAGTATCACCACCTCCAACAACAGCAACAACTTTACCTTTATAGAAAAAACCATCGCATGTTGCACAAGCGGAAACCCCATATCCACCAAATTTATTTTCTGAAGGAATACCCAGCCATTTTGCAGAAGCTCCGGTAGCAATAATCACTGTATCGGCATGAATTTCTTTTTCATCATCGGTATTGATAATGAAAGGGCGTTTAGAAAAATCGACTTTCGTAACCGAACCCCAGCGTATATCTGCACCAAAACGTTCAGCCTGTTTTTTCAAGTCTTCCATCATATCCGGTCCTGTTATTCCCTGAGGATATCCGGGAAAATTTTCAACTTCTGTAGTAATGGTAAGTTGCCCACCCGGCTGTATTCCCTGGTACAATATAGGTTTAAGGTCGGCACGTGAAGTATAAATAGCAGCAGTATACCCTGCCGGTCCCGAACCAATAATCAAACATTTTGTTTTTTCAATTTTCTCTTGCATAATTTTTTTACTGCAAAAATATGATTTTAATACTTACAAATTACAGTATCGGTAAAAACTCCATAACCTGTCCATACGCCAAGACCACCACCTACAATATTGGTTACTATCTGTGAAGGGGTCATAAATGGATTTCCACTCGAATACATTTCGCCCTCAGCAGTACGCCAGAAATCATAAGACGGTTTATCAACAGAACAATATTTCACGATCACAGTATCTCCAATCTTATAAAAACCAAATTCAGGATCTTCTTCCGATAATCCCAATGAAGATGCACCCCTCATCATTGAAAACTGAAATTGCTGCCCGTTAAAATATTTATCATCATAAATAGAGAAAAATATCGGGCAAAAAACACTGTCTTTTGATATTCTCTTTGTAAACAACCTATAAAAATTACCCGGCTCAGGAGGATCATTAAATATGCTCCATACATATCCTAGACTATCCTGATTCTGTTCCACTTTAAACCATACACTGTCTATTAATATTGGAGGAGGCAAAATTGTTGTTTCAGAAGTAAAGGTTTTCCCCATTGCATTTATCGTTAGAAAATATCTTTTCCCAACTTCTCCTTTTATTTTATTTCCTATATAATAAATTGGAGGAAAATAGTTCATATTAAAAGTTTTTTGCAAAGTGTCATTTATGATACCGTCAGAAACAACTACTGTTGCATCCTGTATTATTAAATTATAGATCATTGTTGAATCGATGACTCCGAAATAAGGTAAATTTTTTGTAAGGAATACCATTGCATAACCATTTAAGTCAATTGAGCCTTCAACAACCACTTTTTCTTCTGATTCAGGAACATCCACTGTAATATTCTTTTCACAAGAATCAAATATGAATAATGAAAACATTACAAATATTAAAGTAAATATATTATCTATTTTTCTCATTGTTAAACAAATTTAAAATTTAAAATTCCATGTAACTGAAGGTAAGATAGGAAAAAGAGAAACCTGCTTTGCCTGTGTTTCAAGATGATATTCAGCAACAGTTCCTGTAGTCTGGAAATAAATATAATATGGGTTGTACCTGTTATAAAGATTATAAATCGAGAAATTCCAGCTCGATTCATACTTCTTATGTTTTTTACCGGTATAAGTGGCCGAAATATCAGCACGGTGATATGCTGGCATCCTGTAATCATTTTTAGGTCCGTATTCGCTTACTATTGCTCCGTTTATAACATATCGGGAAATAGGAAGCGTCATTGCATTTCCTGTAGCATAAACCCATATTGCCGAGAATGTCCATTTTTCATTATATTCATACGATAAAATAAATGACACATCATGACGGCGATCGTATTTTGCCCAATATTCTTTACCTCCGTTGATTTCAGGAAATTTTCTTTTGGTATATGATAATGTGTAACCAAGCCACCCTGTCCATTGACCTGTTCTTTTATTAACAAAAAACTCTGCACCATATGACCATCCTCTTCCAAAAGTCATATTGTTATCTGTATTGTTTTTAATATTGTCTTCGGGTAGCGAACCTTCTTTGAATTCAATCTGGTTTTTCATATCTTTATAATAAACCTCT
This genomic interval from Bacteroidales bacterium contains the following:
- the trxB gene encoding thioredoxin-disulfide reductase; amino-acid sequence: MQEKIEKTKCLIIGSGPAGYTAAIYTSRADLKPILYQGIQPGGQLTITTEVENFPGYPQGITGPDMMEDLKKQAERFGADIRWGSVTKVDFSKRPFIINTDDEKEIHADTVIIATGASAKWLGIPSENKFGGYGVSACATCDGFFYKGKVVAVVGGGDTACEEATYLSNLCKKVFLIHRRNELRASKAMQNKVLTTANIEVIWNSIPYEIVGTEDGFSKAVNGVILKNTITGEEKKIDVDGVFVAIGHKPNSDLFEGHVELHENGYIKTEPGSTRTSVEGIFAAGDIQDFTFRQAVTAAGSGCMAAIEAERFLYSVE
- a CDS encoding DUF4249 domain-containing protein gives rise to the protein MRKIDNIFTLIFVMFSLFIFDSCEKNITVDVPESEEKVVVEGSIDLNGYAMVFLTKNLPYFGVIDSTMIYNLIIQDATVVVSDGIINDTLQKTFNMNYFPPIYYIGNKIKGEVGKRYFLTINAMGKTFTSETTILPPPILIDSVWFKVEQNQDSLGYVWSIFNDPPEPGNFYRLFTKRISKDSVFCPIFFSIYDDKYFNGQQFQFSMMRGASSLGLSEEDPEFGFYKIGDTVIVKYCSVDKPSYDFWRTAEGEMYSSGNPFMTPSQIVTNIVGGGLGVWTGYGVFTDTVICKY